AGCAAAGCCAATGTCCCTTCGACGGCGGGCCTCGTACGTCCAAGGTGTCTCTGTGAAGGAATCGCTGTTCTGGATTCTCCAAGTGGCAGCGCAGTCTGTGTTGTAAATTGAGTTAGAGAGCAGGACAGGATGTCAGCTCCAACAGTTGCTGCCGCTGGGCAAACTCAATCTGTTTTCTCATATTACTCTCACATCCATGTGCCCCACTCCAAAGTTTCAAAATAACCTGGAAATGAAAGCAGTCAAACCCACTCTGATCTTTTGTCCTGTGCATCGTCGTTGCTCTGAAGCTCTGCGCCACTACCCAGCTCCACCAGCGTGTACTGACCCACCCTTCTGGTACAGGTTTTTCCTGCTTGGGAACCATCCCCAGTTCGTCCCACCAATGTCCCAGGGGGCAACCCGAGGTCCCGTCTGGGGGGAGGTGGCGGTTTGACTCTATTGCGCTTGCTAACGCGAATGGATCTGGGCGTCCCCATTGGCTCCAGGGGACAGAGAGCCACCTCACTGCCGGTCCTTTCCGGATGCTCCTCTTGCGTGACAGAATAGCCGTTGTTCCCGTTGGTGTTGCAACCTGTGGATCCTGGAGAGCGGGGAAGAGAGGAGTTCCCCAAGAGAGGTGGCTCTAGACCTAAAGCAAGCACCCCCCCTCCGCTACCTCTCCTCTTCCGGAAACCCCCCAGTTGACTAGCGTCCCCCTCTAAATCCTGCTGAGCCAGGGGGGAGTTTATGTCCTTTTCTTTAGAAGTTCCCCCGCCTGAAAGAAAACATTGCTCTTCCTCATATATTTTCTCCACCATCACCTTCTTCTTGATCTTCTGCCTCACTGAGCGCTTGATCGCGCAGATGAAATCCAACACGTTTAAGGAAAGGGACAGAGCAGCCATGCCAAGCATGAAGTTGAGCATCACGGTCTTCTCCGTGGGCCTGGAGATGTAGCAGTCCACCTGGGTGGTGCAGGGTGGATGCTGGCACAGGAACCTCCTTGGGATGTAGAAACCAAACAGATAGTAGTGAGCAGCTCCAAACCCAGCCTCCAGCAAGGTCCGGAACATCAGGTGTAGGATGTATCCTCCAGTGAAGCCCTCAGCTACCAGAGGTGCCTTGTTCACGGACCTCTTGCTGAACGGCTCCTGGCGGATCTTGACCAGTGGCGTGGCGCTGATGTGACCGGAGGTGTTCAGATCCACGGTGAGACCATTGGACACCTTGTGAACCACgtagatgatgaagatgaagtagGGGATACACAAGGTGACCAGCTGCACCAGCCAGAAgcggaagagagagacaggggagaaCAGATCGTAGCAGACGTTGGCGCAACCAGGCTGGATGGTGTTGCACACGAATCGCTCCTGCTCGTCCTGGTAGAGAGGGTAACCAGccaagaggaggatgaggatgcgGAGGAAGAGCATCACAATGAGCCACACCTTCCCTGGAAGGAAACCACATCGGTCTCATTAATTCAGGTGCGATGCAGCAACATTTGCAGGTTTTATGATAAACTGTCCCCccaaaaatgtgaaaatctgAAATTGCTCTAGAGTTATAAACATCCACAGAAGAGCTGAACTATTTCTGTTCACACAAATCATACAAGAATGATAATTCTTGTATAATAAGCCAGAAAGCCAACTCACCTATTAAAGTGATGCTGTGATtgacagagatgaagatgaTCTCAGAAGCACTTGGTCCTGCCATGATTACACACTTGATCTTCTGGTCCTCAGGTTCCAGGCCACAGCGAAAACTAAGCCAGCAGCTCAAACCTTATCCAACTAacgttcttctcctcttcccacaTCTACCCTCTCCCAGGGGCAGAGTGGTTTCCAGTGGCACAATAACCTCCAGGAGGTTGGACAGAAAGTTCCCAGTGACAGCCTGTCACGGGGATTCTCTCCTCTGAACCACGCAGATCCCCTTGTCTTACCTCTGCCTCTGTCCCCTGCAGACAACTGCTGTCTGCCCTCAGACAACGGAAGACAGGAGCGAGCCCCCATTGTGGGTCTATTCTTAAACGCACTTCCAGCACGTTGCCGTCCTGGCATTGCAGAGATATTTTGGTGCTGCTGGTCGTCCTTACAGAAGAGGAGCGAgcctcctcactcactcactctaaACGGCAGTGTTAAGTTCTCAAGTACAACGGCAGGCACGTTCAAACTGGACGCTCCAAAACAGATACACAGGTTCACCGTGCATCTACCAGTGATAAATCAAGGTAATGTATACATACGCAGATGGTGGATTAGTCCTCGTGAAAGGAGAGCAGGCTGTAAACTGGATTCTCCCACAGCTGATTCCACTTTATGAGCGACAAGAAGATTTAATGATCATTTAACACCAGGGGAGGTAAAGGCATCTTTAATCATTAATCTGAAGCACAACAATACTTTCTAATAATTAAATCCACCACATTAGCCTGTTAGACTGATGCATGCCTTCAGGTCTTACCAAAGGACACACCTCAGTTACAATTCATTCAACACGCTGCCGTACGAGTGCTGACAAAGACCAAAAGGAGAGCACACATGTGATGCCAAATTATTACCCTGGTACCTGTTACCATTCCTTATGATTTTCTTCTATTATTTCTTAAAGGGAACAACATAGATTTGCACCACACAATTGATCAGAAATGCTTGCCGTTAATAATCAGTTAGGtccctttattattattttttaactttgacagttAGTGTCCTTGGGTCTCTAAATTCAAGTTATTATTTACATGAGCCTCTGGTTCTCCTCTTTAAGCTGTTACACAAAAAAGAACCAAAATATTTGGTGATGCTGCTTTCAGCCCTTACAGAAGATCTTTTGAtatttttcaaactttaaaaaggGACAGTACCCACATTATATGGAAATGAAACAGATAACCATCAATTTCATGATACATGTTTTCATCTCTTCCACTTATATCATATCAAGGATTACTGCATAGAAATAGAGGGAGGGTCATCTCCAACCCACTTCCCCATGATGGCTTTCCTTGCCAGCATTAAGAGTGAACATCTCCCAGGAGAAGGAAATGTTTAATTCATGGAAGCTACGGCAAGATGGGTCAAAGCAAAAAACAAACCCCATAAAAGTTAAAGACACTCAACTTGAAAGCAAAGCTGAACTTAAGCACAAACATGAACCCCAACAACCTTACAACAGACAACCACCCTCACAAAACCACCACAGCACAGTGTCTGGGCCTGGG
The genomic region above belongs to Limanda limanda chromosome 20, fLimLim1.1, whole genome shotgun sequence and contains:
- the gjd4 gene encoding gap junction delta-4 protein codes for the protein MAGPSASEIIFISVNHSITLIGKVWLIVMLFLRILILLLAGYPLYQDEQERFVCNTIQPGCANVCYDLFSPVSLFRFWLVQLVTLCIPYFIFIIYVVHKVSNGLTVDLNTSGHISATPLVKIRQEPFSKRSVNKAPLVAEGFTGGYILHLMFRTLLEAGFGAAHYYLFGFYIPRRFLCQHPPCTTQVDCYISRPTEKTVMLNFMLGMAALSLSLNVLDFICAIKRSVRQKIKKKVMVEKIYEEEQCFLSGGGTSKEKDINSPLAQQDLEGDASQLGGFRKRRGSGGGVLALGLEPPLLGNSSLPRSPGSTGCNTNGNNGYSVTQEEHPERTGSEVALCPLEPMGTPRSIRVSKRNRVKPPPPPRRDLGLPPGTLVGRTGDGSQAGKTCTRRVGQYTLVELGSGAELQSNDDAQDKRSEWV